Proteins from one Deltaproteobacteria bacterium genomic window:
- a CDS encoding DUF488 domain-containing protein, with protein MDIRLKRIYDPPADSDGVRVLVDRLWPRGVAKIKARIDHWCKDVAPSGELRRWFGHDPEKWQEFEKRYRSELDNNPALSELRELSRKGTITLLYAARDQLHNEAVVLKHILERDN; from the coding sequence ATGGACATTAGACTGAAGCGGATTTATGATCCGCCAGCCGACTCGGACGGTGTACGGGTTCTTGTTGATCGCCTCTGGCCACGGGGGGTAGCCAAAATCAAAGCAAGGATTGATCATTGGTGCAAAGATGTTGCGCCATCCGGCGAGCTTCGCCGGTGGTTCGGGCACGATCCTGAAAAATGGCAGGAATTCGAAAAGCGATATCGCAGCGAACTGGATAATAACCCGGCCTTATCGGAGCTTCGGGAACTTTCGCGCAAGGGAACCATCACGCTTCTGTATGCCGCAAGAGACCAGTTACATAATGAGGCGGTGGTACTCAAGCATATCCTGGAACGCGACAACTGA
- a CDS encoding HlyC/CorC family transporter, protein MSLGSEVLIILILIIANGVFAMSEIAVISSRKERLQQWIKEGHPKAKKAMELASEPSHFLSTVQVGITLIGILAGAFGGATVAEKIKLNLLQYPALTPYAASLSLFIVVLLITYFSLIIGELVPKRLALSYPERIATLIAGPMSFLARLASPLVHFLSLSTEIILRLLRIHPPSSVAVTPEEIKVLIDHGTRMGIFEEVEQDLVESVFRLGDRKASVLMTPRAEIIWVDADLSFGDNWYRIQDSGHSQFPVCQGSLENILGIVTLKHLILPMVRGESPDMKQNLIKPLFVHEGMTILKVLELFKQSSNHIALVVDEYGSTQGLVTLHDIMEAIVGVMPGTEGESWETAVRREDGSWLLDGMLPADELKEIFNIAKLPEEERGDYQTLGGFVMMHMGRIPSPADYFDWEGLRFEIMDMDGHRVDKVLVTPAPRGD, encoded by the coding sequence ATGTCCCTCGGATCTGAAGTTCTGATCATTCTGATTCTGATTATCGCCAACGGTGTCTTCGCCATGTCGGAAATCGCGGTTATTTCTTCGCGAAAGGAAAGACTCCAGCAGTGGATCAAAGAAGGCCATCCGAAAGCCAAAAAGGCAATGGAACTGGCATCGGAACCGAGCCATTTCCTTTCGACTGTTCAGGTTGGCATCACCCTGATCGGGATTTTGGCGGGAGCGTTCGGTGGTGCCACCGTCGCGGAGAAAATCAAACTGAACCTGCTTCAATACCCCGCTTTGACCCCCTATGCGGCGAGCCTGTCCCTGTTTATCGTGGTTTTGCTGATCACCTACTTTTCTCTGATCATCGGGGAACTGGTACCCAAGCGACTGGCTTTGAGCTATCCTGAACGGATTGCTACATTAATCGCCGGTCCCATGTCATTTCTTGCCCGCCTTGCCTCACCTCTGGTCCATTTTCTGAGTCTGTCAACCGAAATCATCCTCCGTCTCCTGAGAATTCATCCACCATCCAGTGTGGCGGTGACGCCTGAAGAAATCAAGGTTCTTATCGATCATGGGACTCGCATGGGCATTTTCGAGGAGGTAGAACAGGATCTGGTGGAAAGCGTCTTTCGTCTGGGGGACCGCAAGGCGAGCGTTCTCATGACACCCCGTGCCGAAATAATCTGGGTGGATGCGGATCTCTCCTTCGGCGATAACTGGTATCGCATCCAGGATAGCGGCCATAGCCAGTTCCCGGTCTGTCAGGGATCCCTGGAAAATATTCTGGGCATCGTGACATTGAAACATCTTATTCTGCCCATGGTGCGCGGTGAATCCCCCGACATGAAGCAAAACCTGATCAAGCCCTTGTTTGTTCACGAGGGCATGACGATACTCAAGGTATTGGAATTATTTAAACAATCCTCGAATCATATCGCCTTGGTCGTCGATGAATATGGAAGCACCCAAGGACTCGTGACCTTGCATGATATCATGGAAGCTATCGTGGGAGTCATGCCTGGTACGGAAGGGGAAAGCTGGGAGACCGCCGTACGCAGAGAAGACGGATCGTGGCTCTTGGACGGGATGCTGCCGGCCGATGAACTAAAGGAGATCTTCAACATCGCGAAACTGCCCGAAGAAGAAAGAGGCGACTACCAGACTTTGGGTGGTTTCGTCATGATGCACATGGGCCGGATTCCCTCACCGGCGGATTATTTCGACTGGGAAGGGCTGCGCTTTGAAATCATGGATATGGACGGCCACAGGGTGGACAAGGTTCTGGTGACGCCGGCCCCACGGGGAGATTGA
- a CDS encoding glycosyltransferase family 4 protein — protein MQRDREKAIKSLLVTPTYFPQLTGNAVTVHRISQGLAQVGVDCRIIDLSRTDGADLLRPCREFSPDIIHGFHAHKAGRSSLFLKKELGAPLVTTLTGTDVNIDLKNLERRRAIKEVLAASDLITVFNDHALSVLIGCGIPRNKVKVIHQSVLLPGQGKIDFRAQYGVRANETVFLMSGGIRRVKRIGYAIDGLAEAKKIRSGIRLFIAGLVLEQNEYQKIQKRMQRYPWVSYLGQVSREYMPSLLKSVDVVLNTSASESEANALLEAFYYRKPVVARRIPGNASLLTSETGLLFDNRKEFYEKILYAIDNPARLEDMCKKAEKLIQTTFRWSLETDGYAAVYRGLMAS, from the coding sequence ATGCAAAGAGATCGAGAAAAAGCAATAAAAAGCCTTCTTGTAACACCCACATATTTTCCTCAACTGACCGGTAACGCTGTAACGGTCCACCGCATTTCTCAAGGACTCGCCCAAGTGGGCGTGGACTGCCGGATAATTGATTTGTCGAGGACGGATGGAGCCGATCTGCTCCGCCCTTGTCGAGAATTTAGCCCCGATATCATCCATGGTTTCCATGCGCATAAAGCAGGCCGGTCAAGCCTGTTCCTGAAAAAAGAACTCGGCGCGCCCCTGGTTACAACGCTGACCGGTACGGATGTGAATATCGATTTGAAAAATCTGGAGCGACGCCGGGCCATCAAAGAGGTATTGGCGGCTTCCGACCTGATCACGGTATTTAACGATCACGCCTTATCTGTTCTTATTGGATGCGGCATCCCGCGCAACAAGGTAAAGGTGATCCATCAATCTGTCCTTCTGCCGGGGCAGGGAAAGATTGATTTTCGCGCCCAATATGGCGTTCGGGCAAATGAAACGGTTTTCCTGATGTCAGGCGGTATCCGGCGTGTAAAGCGTATTGGTTACGCGATCGACGGCTTGGCCGAGGCAAAAAAAATTCGGTCCGGAATTCGCCTTTTCATTGCCGGCCTTGTTTTGGAGCAGAATGAATATCAGAAAATTCAAAAACGCATGCAACGGTATCCTTGGGTGAGTTATCTGGGGCAGGTTTCCCGGGAGTACATGCCCTCACTGCTCAAAAGCGTCGATGTAGTGCTGAATACATCGGCTTCCGAGTCGGAAGCCAACGCCCTGCTGGAGGCGTTCTATTACCGCAAGCCGGTTGTGGCTCGCCGTATTCCCGGTAATGCTTCGCTCTTAACGAGCGAGACGGGATTGCTATTTGACAATAGAAAAGAGTTTTACGAAAAAATTCTGTACGCCATCGATAACCCGGCCCGGCTGGAAGATATGTGTAAAAAAGCCGAGAAGTTAATACAGACCACCTTCAGATGGTCCTTGGAAACAGACGGATATGCCGCTGTATATAGGGGACTGATGGCGTCGTGA